GGCAGACCTGACGCTGCCAGTCAGAGTCTGCAATGAACATCTCACCGTCTGCGGAAACCACGCATTGCATCCAGTTGCCGCTGCCTCAGGTTGCCATACTTCCTTCTACGTCGTCCAGTACCGGCAGCAGCCTGAAAGACACAGTTGCAAAAGCTTTTTAACTCAACAAACACATAAAAGGGCGTactcagtgcagagagctcctgctctgtgcggggtctggggaagggtgtcagtggcaagccttaccctcgcatgtgcaatgcgaggagaccgcgactcgaacctgggaccttccggtcacaggcgtgCCCCAAATCATTGGTAGGGTCTGGACTAGAGATGCCTTTTACCTGCTCCTCAGCTTTCATTGATTCCATGAGCTCGTCCATATCTGGCGACTCTTTTCCTTGTATAGCGCCCATCATTTTCTGCATTTTTGCACGCATTTGGAAGAGTTGTGCAACCAATTGGCTCACCTTATAGTGGAGGAACAGTTAATCAGATCTCTTGGTGATTACTTTGGTTTATATACTAGAACATATAGGAAAAGATCATGCATGATAAGAACTGAACCTGCTGTTCGGTTTTTCCAGAGTCCTTGGCCACTCGTTTCCTTCTCTCGCGTGATTCAGCAAGTAACTCTGGCCTTTCCCTTTCCTCTGCACAAGCCCCGATAAACAACTGAGCATACATATAGGAATGATGGGGTTATTGCCATCAAGCAACTCAGGATTAGTTATCGACTGAGACACTGTTTAGTCAGTGGCCTTAGATTTCAGCCTCCAAGTTAAATATGTTATGTATGTTTagttaaaaaaaaatcaattccTTCAGCAATGCATGAATTCATCCCTCTTGTCAGAGTTCAGACTCATCATAAAAGAAATTTGTCAAAtatatttgtagaattttaaaggGAAAATAGATATTTTTGGAAGTGGAACAATCTCAAACCTGAGGCAACTTAAGGCCTCTCTTGCGACTGTGAGAATAGTAGGACACCAACCAAACAGACGATAGCAAGTGGAAGCTAATCTATATAGTCACACTATTACATGTTTGTAATGCTGGTCAAGCAGGCTCAGACAAGCTATTGACTTCGTGGCAAATCATTGGGCTTAAAAATCAAATACTAAATAAGTTTCACATACCAGCTCCAAATATGTGTTACAAGACTTAAAACAGTATATAAGAAACACTGGATAGTAAGAGTTCAGGAGGAATATGCAAAAAAGATATTTTTAGGATGTCTCTTAAATGTGGAATACATACCGAGAGTCATTACATTGATCATTGACTCCATAAACTTGAGATTCTTCTCAGCTTCACGGATTTGTGCAGGGGTAACCTATTTAAACATGGCAAGATTTGTCTTAAATCTTAATAATGTGAATTTTATAGCCTTGAATATGATCATTAATTGCTTTCATAAGACAATTCCAAAGTAAGGTATTAAATTAGGTCCAGAAGTTCATATTTATACCTTGTTCATGCCCGGAATCATGCCAATTAAACGACTGAATGAACCCATTTGTGCAATCATTTGTGTTTGCTTCAGAAAGTCGTTAAAGTTAAATTTTGCACTCAAGATCTTCTTCTGTAATTCCTCAGCATCTTCTTGACACATCTACTCGTACAAACAGGTAATGCCATAGAATATCAAATTATAGTCTAATAAAAGACAAGACAAAAGGAACATTTCACAAGAAGTGACTTACCACTTCTTGTGCTTTTTCAACAAATGAAAGTACATCTCCCATTCCCAGGATACGCTGTGCCATACGATCTGGGTAGAAAGGCTCAAGATCTTCAATACGCTCTCCTTGTCCTACAAATTTAATTGGCTTTCCAGACACCTGCAAATTTTGTCAATTTTTCATATTTATCAGAATGTGTACTAAGGAAGGAAGAACACCTGCTGATGATGTAAGACTCACAGTTTGACAAAATTTAGCATGGCTACATCCAAACATTTTTCTAGACATATCGAAAGTTTAGCATGGGCCGTGCATGTCAGACTCACAGTTTGACAAAATATGGCATGGCTACATCCAAATATTTTTCCTGACCATGTCCAAATTTTGAAAAGGCTATGAACGAACATATTTTTTTCCACATTTTTCCATTGACCATTTTTGGCTATGACCAAAGTTTGGCTTGGCCACTCTATGTCATAAACCAAACAGGCCTATAGCCATGATGCATTTTTCTATTAAGTGATCCTACAAATGTGTGGTGCTACCATGAATTAGTAGTTTACTTGTGGAGAAACATGAATCAATAGTATTTTCTGAAGCTAATTCATGAAACAAAACGACAGAAAACAAGAAACCTCTTTAACACTCAATGCTGCTCCACCTCTTGAGTCACCATCCAGTTTTGTCAGTATAGCACCAGTTATACCAATCTCATCATTGAAGGAGCTGACCAACCCTGACCATATCATTAAAAAAAGGATAAGTGTGCACTCAGAATTTTAGATTTATATCATAGAATGGCATGTCCTGCTACTTATAGTGGGCACCTTATGCTTCCACTCCTATGAAAAGAACACAAGAAATCATGGAGAACACTAATAATGTTGATCAAAGGTTACTATATATACATGAGATACGAAAAATGTGGGAACTCCAAATCTAGATGGGGAAATACAAGAAATTTATACACAAGCTATGAAACAGTCAAGTTTCAACCTGTGAAACATGGGCAGAGCATTAGGTAAGCTACAAATATTAAGTATAAAACGATGATGAAATAGAGCCCTAAACCCAACTTTAGAATAAACAAGATGCAGCTGTATACCTGCAGCTTCTTGGCCAGTCATGGCATCAACCACAAGAAGAACTTCTGTAGGATTCACTGCTTTTTTTACTTCTTTCAACTCATTCATCATTGCTTTATCTACCTAGTGATACAAAAGATTAATCAGATGACATCAATGGTACTGATCAAATTTACTGCAAAAAGTATGAAGGACAGCTAGCTGCCAATActccaccaccaacaacaacaacaacaacaaagcctttaagtcccaaacaagttggggtaggctagagttgaaacccaacagaagcaatcaaggttcagacacgtgaatagctgtcttccaaacactcctatctaaggctaagtctttgggtatattccatcctttcaagtctccttttattgcctctacccaagtcaacttcggtcttcctctgcctctcttcacgttactatcctgacttaggattccactacgcaccggtgcatctggaggtctccgttgcacatgtccaaaccatctcaaccggtgttggacaagcttttcttcaattggcgctacccctaatctctcacgtatatcat
The sequence above is drawn from the Miscanthus floridulus cultivar M001 chromosome 15, ASM1932011v1, whole genome shotgun sequence genome and encodes:
- the LOC136507937 gene encoding signal recognition particle subunit SRP54, chloroplastic-like, yielding MEATTALALSSSLATARRSPEKAVTASIRLRRFSATTSLHLRSARSPALRSHPSPFQGWRRRGRAGGLVVRAEMFGQLTTGLESAWNKLRGVDVLTKENIAEPMRDIRRALLEADVSLPVVRRFIESVSEKAVGTDVIRGVRPDQQLVKVVNDELVQLMGGEVSDLVFAKSGPTIILLAGLQGVGKTTVCAKLAFYLKKMGKSCMLVAADVYRPAAIDQLTILGKKVGVPVYSEGTEAKPSQIAKNGLKEAKVNKADVIIVDTAGRLQVDKAMMNELKEVKKAVNPTEVLLVVDAMTGQEAAGLVSSFNDEIGITGAILTKLDGDSRGGAALSVKEVSGKPIKFVGQGERIEDLEPFYPDRMAQRILGMGDVLSFVEKAQEVMCQEDAEELQKKILSAKFNFNDFLKQTQMIAQMGSFSRLIGMIPGMNKVTPAQIREAEKNLKFMESMINVMTLEERERPELLAESRERRKRVAKDSGKTEQQVSQLVAQLFQMRAKMQKMMGAIQGKESPDMDELMESMKAEEQAAAGTGRRRRKYGNLRQRQLDAMRGFRRR